Part of the Anopheles coluzzii chromosome 3, AcolN3, whole genome shotgun sequence genome is shown below.
AATGTGCCCTAAAATCTGAAGTAAATCTCTTCAATCTCCAAaagatattttatttatttcccttaGCTCCCGTTTGAGATAGGTCTCTGCGGCTTGAATGTGTTCCAACCTGTACAAATGatcacaaaaaagaaaagatctTCCCTAAAATCTTTGAAATGCTAAACAAAGATATAGAATCCAGGAATTCTGAAATGTTAGTATAAAGACTCTAAACTCTAGTCTCTAGACTCTAAAACTCGTTCCATATACACACGCAATGTGTGATCGTTCAAAAGGCTATGCTTTTACCACATTTTGTCAACCTCAAACATTCCCGTTTAAAGACCCAACAATGACCGGGTCTACATGTCTGAAGATGTACTTCCATTTGATCGATGGGATCAACCGTACATCGCTCTCCTCGCGACAGAGGGATGGAGGGCACTAAATCTTGCCCTTCCCCACGCACCCCGATCGCCGGCAGCTAAATTGAGCCAATTCATTTGTGGACCCATCGGGTGTGGCGCCGTAGTTAGTGCCGTTTGATTCGGTTGGTTGATGAATTATCTCCCAGCAAAGAGAAACCCTTTCATCTTGCACGAAGTTTATGTTGTGGAAAACGGGGTTTTTCAAAACACTGTGGTTTTCCGTTTGCAACGTTAATGGTGATTTATGCGCGTTCGGTCGGGAAATGCATTCGGTGATGGAGGAATGACATTAAAAGGTTCGGTTGTTTGAAGTCGGATTAGTCTGCTAATTGCTAGTGTATTTTTGGTAATATTGAAGGTATTTTTGTGAActttagaaagaaaaaaagggagccTAACAGCAGTTCTGTTGCAGAGGAGACGCCGTAGAATCTTGTTTATTCGACCACTTTGTTCTGAGTGAATATCTCGAAAGAATCAATCGATAATTGAACGGGCAATTCATTCATTCCTCGCCGTATGTCTCGCTTACCACGCTTGGAGCGCATTTAGTGCAAGCAGCTACGGAAAATGCGGGGATGCACCGTCATCGCGAAGGTTAGTCCTCGAAACCATTCCAACCCATTCCCTAATGATAGCTTCCACGAAACGAACCAAGACAAACGATGCCTCCCACAATAATCGATCGTACTGTAGGGTTGGCTGTGCGCTTTTGCGATTGATGGATCGCGATCAAACGCGATACGGTCCCGGTAACGCTTCCACTTCTAAGATACTTTACGACCTATTGAAAAGGCCGTGGCACCGTATGAGTTCGATTCATTCTTCTGATGCCTATGCCtccgaatgatgatgatgatgatgatgatgtggtgtatttgatatgtgtgtgtgtgtgtttctggtGCTCTGCAACGATCTGTAAAAGAAATCAATAATTGATACGGACGGGGAGCAAAAATAAGTCATGCTCGCGATAGTTTATCTCCATCAGCACACGTCACCGTCACTCGACACATGGGTCGCACTGGTGCGGATTATTATTTCATACCTCAAACCCCCCTGGGCACCAGCAAGCGATTgatggcgacgacgacgacgacgacgattaTGATGACTGGCGAAGGCGCTTCGGCGCCGATCCTACCGCCGCCTGATGCGTCATCCATCCTCCATCACTCGATCTTCGAGAGTCACCTTGCGTAACGCTATTAATAATTCCACTTCTAAGCATCACAATTTGGCATGCCTGCAACGCTGGACGGCCACACTGGACGGGGGGAACACCTACCcccacacgtgtgtgtgtgtgtttgtggagtgAACGGAAACGCCTACACCCTTAACGCGTGGTAAGGATGTGGAAGATGGCCAAGAGTGTCGCTCGGCTAAGTAGCATGTTGGGAAGGCTCAACCTGCGCATATAgtatacgcacacacacgagagGAGCGGTGTGATCGATTTCTTTTATGCTAATTTCGGCTGCACCACAACCAGAGGAGTGGAAGAAGCTCGAGAAGCAAGGGGAGTGGTTTGTATCAGGATGATGGTGCAACACGCACATGGGAAGCGCTTGGTTTGTTTGGGACGGTGGGTGACACAGATTTGTTGCGCACACTTTGGCTGACATCACATTAAGAATGTTTCCAAAAAGATTGAAACTGATTCAAAGCAAACATTATCATAACAAACATAATAACTTGTGTCCATAAACAAATCGCATCGTACGCTACGGGAGGGGAGAGGTTTGTTTTTGGGGTGTAGAGCATGTTTTACGTTAGGATACACTGGTTCAACATGGAGGCGACCCATAAAAACGGTGCTGATGCTCGATTTGTAACATTTAAAAATGACATTAGTTTTGTGTGTCACTGGTTTTACAATGTTCAcgaaaatgtttattttacttAACTTATAGTAAGTATTTTGtcttttattcttttcaattgaATCATCTTGTTaaccattttctttttatctgtAGCAATAAAGAGAAAATATCTTGTTTTTATCAtataattttacattttgcaATCCACTTCCCGTCTACTAAACGATCTTCGCGCGATCCTCACGCGTagctgacagctgtcaaacaaACCGAAAACCGGCACAGTGCGCGCGAAATTTTTAACAACAAACGCCACTCTTGTCAAGGTACTTAACGCAACCGCGGGATGAACCAATTTCGAGTTTAACgacaccctctctctctctacctacGCATATTTTCGCGTGCTAATGACAATATTTTGCAATTATACACACTTTTCCCTCTAGACTGGGGTGACAATCAAACAGTATGGTCTGTCTGCACCACATAAACGCAAGtgtgaaagcaaaacaattcacAATCGGTGAAAAAATGCGGCTCACTGACCtgttgaaattaattaaacaacGCTCGGGAGATGTTCTGCAGGGTGCCCCTAGACCGCTGATACAAGCAAAGCGCTCCACAACCGTCCGTGTTTGTTGATGCTTCCACGAGAGCTCGAGCTCTGTGGacggtgtggttttttttttaaattctctGATACGCTGTGTGGATGCTACGCACTCCAACAATGCGCTCCATTATGCACATAGTAGGCCGTgaacagccagccagcccgcCCATGCACGCCCGAACCGATGGGCGGCTTTGAAATGTTTGAAGATTTGATTTCACAGTTGGCGTTCGTGTTTGCTTTTGCGCCGGTTTGGCCTGTCGCTGCGACGAATGGGAAGGCAGCCCTTTAACGGTGTTTAAGCTTGCCCGCGTGAAAGGTTTACCGCCAACCAGCGTGATCGTCGGTTCGTCCCGCGGGTGTGTTGATTTGGTCTTTTCAAAAACTGCATGTGCGTTAGATTCGGCGCACCGGTCGCTGCTAGCGTACAGGACACGTGGAGACATTGGCAGGGCGCACTTGCTGCGCAAACGATAGACGTGAgaggagtttgtgtgtgtgtgtatgtgggtaaTATCAATATTTAGCTCACAGCACATGCGGCGAAGGCGTTTGCACACCGGCGATAGAAATGGACAAATTTTACCGTACGGATGCCTGGGTGCATGGATTGTGCAAGTCGTGCCTGCGAGGATAACTACCGTAACAATGGCAAACAATAGCCGGTTCAAAATTTGGCCATTGGGGAGCCATCCAAATAACGTTGCGAGGTTTTGTTTGAGTTTCAACGATCGATGGTGACTCAAGGTCGAAAGCGCTGCGTTGGTACTATGGCCGTAGGATTTATATTGAATGATTTACAGTCTCAAGTTATGGAGCTGTTTCTAAAATGGGTTTGTAAACAATATTGAAGAAACTAAGTTTGTTCTTAAATATAATGACTGCCCGAATGCACAGGCTTCCTAGTTGGGTATAGCTGTGAGGTAAATTGTAGCCATTAAAAACCGTTGAGAGATGACATCAGACGAATGGCGACACTTGATAGGGAAGTTTTGCTTTCCTGCTTTTTAGCTTCACGCCTTGCTTGGTGGTGGAATAGGCTacatcaaaatttattttccttttaacCTGCACATCGGTTACTTGAGTCAAATATAACGAGCTTCGTGAAACATCTGAATTCAAAAAATCCCTATACTCCGGACACTTCAATAAAGACTGGCGAAGAATTCGGCACAGGTTCAACACCTAGCTCTGCTGTCCACACTTGCACAAACACGGAGTCTGTGATAGGCAAAGTGAAAAACAAGTTTGATAATTTGCTTCTGGAAACAAGCAACTTTTCGATCTATTAATAGATTGCCATATCGTCTCAATAAACACGTATGTGGAGTATTTTTAACGCTGTTTTGCCGCAAGTAATGTGCTAGTACTGTGCTAGACACACAACACCAAACAATAGGGAAGTAAGAAATAAGGAACAAGTTTGCTATAAAAGCAATACTGTAGAATACGTTAAGGTCAGTTATAGACAACATTTCACTCGTCAGCATGAAGTTTGCATACGGTTTCCTTCCGATTGTCTTAACCGTTGTGGCaggtgtggtggtgtgtcAGGCTTTTTCGTATTATGAAGAATCTGCCACTGCCCCGGAACCAGATTACTACGCCGTTGATGATGGATACGATCCGGATAGAATTGCTATGCTGCAGCATACATCAAAGGAACGGAGCTGGCTCGGTATAGCCTCGAGGCTTATTTCGAATTATTTGGGCTATGAGTAAGAGGCTCTTTGTGGACATAAATATTGAAGTATAATTTAGAAAAAAGTGAATAAAGTTATGTACCGTTTTTGGTGATGGCTGAATagaaaatgtgaaattaaGCGTGTTTAAATCCTTATTTGGTTTACCTAAGCATCAGTTCACAACTTAACTTACTTAGCGCCCGAATTTATGCAATGTGATGTTCTTTGTTGAATTTATCCAATACATCAACCACAATTATCGGCGAATCAGATTCGAGCACCAGTCTCACTATCGAGCTGATTTTGTTCTTCTCACTCGAGCTGAGGTTTTACTTACCTGTTTAGGTTAGCTAAAATTATGTGTAGTTCATTAAATAAAAAGAGTTATGATAATTAAAGCTTGTTCAATAAttgcaaatgaaaagaaaatctttttatttttaacatttatgTGATCTACCTTTCTCCTACTCGAATCTATATTTTCTCtcatttgcttcatttggcCGCAGCTGAATGTGCtcactgtttgtttacattttcaagCCGACAGAAAGAAACGTGCGTATGAATCGTACTACCGTGTTTCGTGATGGCCACACAGGAACAGCTTGAACTGTCCGGGTTGATAAAATCCGTCCACCAGCGTCTTCGCGACTCGGCCAAACAGCAAGACCCGGAAGCAGTATGGAAGGAACACGTACGCGATGCAGGGCTGCTGAAAAGCTACGCCGAAGCGATGCACAAACTGGCCACCTGCTACTGGGACCGGACGATGGAGGTAAGCTGCAAACGATCAAACAGCCGCATCGAATGGGTGGTGGCGTCCTGCCGGAGCTACTTTCATGGAGCGACCCCTCTGCTGTACCTGTTCCGCGAGAAGGATGACAAGGTGATGCAGGCAATCGACGGCATCGGCCACCAACCCGCCCATCGTCCGTACACGATCGATCAAATACGACTGCTCGATGTAGGAAGCTGTTACGATCCGTTCGCGTGCTTTCCGGATTTCGACGTAACAGCCATCGACATCGCACCGGCCTGTGCGTCGGTGTGGCATTGTGATTTTCTCGAAGCGGAGATCTGGAAGAGCATTACCGAACCGCTCGTATCGGTGGAGCACCATTCGATCGAAGCGTTCCCGAGCGAACATTACGATGCGATCGTGTTTAGCTTGCTGCTGGAGTATCTGCCCTCGCCGGACCAACGGTTACGATGCTGCCGGAAAGCGTACGAGCTGCTGAAACCGGAAGGCATCCTGCTGATCATAACACCGGACAGTCGGCACCAGGGAGCGAATGCAAAGCTGATGAAGAACTGGCGCTACACGCTGGGGCTGATGGGGTTCGGGCGCATCAAGATAGAGAAGCTGGAGCACGTGACGTGCATGGTGTTCCGGAAGTGCATCTTCCCGGCGGTGGGCAAACGGTGGTGTGATATACATCGAGAAGCGTACATGCAGCCGATGTTGAACATTCCGCAAGATTTTAACGAGACGAAGGTGGATATCCGGGAGCAGGAAGACGAAATGGCAGTTTGCCGAACGGAGGAGGACGAGGGTGAAATAAGGGAAGCGTTTGCGGGGTTACCATTTTTGGACAGTTAATAAAATCAATGCGCTATTTTACATTAGGTGTTCATTAATCTGTACTTCAAAACATCATCAAAAGATTAAAATTGCCTTGTAATGTCTTCACAGTGGTCGATATGTTTTCttaaaaaaagattaataaacagtttttaagagcattttatttacaaatctTTGATACCAGCTATTAGTAAACTTGTAAACTGATAACTCTAGATTTTCgtagaaataaaatataaaacacacacaatttttataaaacaaaaacaagttttAAATTTTGCAACGAAAATAACCCATTTTTCAAACGCAAACTGTCAAAGAAACGTCAAACCGGCCAACCCGCGAAGCGTCCCGCTGTGCCGTgatgttgtagttgttgttaaGGAGGAAAGTGAACGATAATTTGCTGCCAGCAAGCTACGAAAGTGTCCCGCAAACGCGATCCACGGAATGCTACGGATTCCCAGCGCCAAAAGCGGCCAAAGTCCCGCACCGTACGCCATCGCCGTGTTGTGTGGACAGTGATTGTGGTGGCttctgcgtgtgtgcgtgcgtgtttgtgtgcgaaaAGCTTCGCCTAGTAAAGGGGCTCGCCCGGAACAATAGactgtgtttctgtgtgtggcATAGTTTACATTTTGGCACGCAAAATATACTCATACTTGATAGCGGTAGAGCAGCTGTGTGTTTTGATGCTTAGAATACTCGCCATCATCGATATTAGACCGCAATAGCTGAATCTCTTCATCGGGGGACGGCATCACCACGGACACTTCACATCACAACAACAAGTTGCCGAGAAAGATGCTTGTTTAGATAGAAgaagggagagcgagagaaagaaacgcgtcgtgtgtgtgaacgagaaagtgaaaaaagaagcaaaaaaacggttAAGCGAGAGTGTGTGGGCAAGCGAGACGCACGGCAGACAACCggggaagggaaaacaaacaaaacacaagggaaagtgtttttctttcgtggGCAACAGGGGGGTTTTTCTCGCCGGATTGCCCAAATCAACTCCAGCTGAGCAGAAAAGGTCGTAAAAAAGGAgcggattttgtttttttatttcttcgaACATTCCGatcaaacacacgcacaccccgTACGGTTCGTACTACGATGTCGTCACTCTCAGCAAGCGCTGAAAATTTATCCAGCGATCAGGTAGCGTATACGACGGCGATttacttgttttcttttctcttccaGCCCAAGAGCCGCTTAATTGAACAGACAGACCGAGCGACTGTTTTTCATTTGAAGCTACCAAATGCCTCTTATTACGATCCCATGCACGCCCTACTAAGAAAGGCAGTGAATCATAATTGGTACAGTCGTCACGATGATGCGActcgcggggggggggggaaacaggGAGAAGCGAACGGGGCGGTACACTGTGGCATGAATCGCTCCGTTTGTTTCGTTCCGAGAGGGCGCCAAGATCAATTAAACGCTGTCATCCCTAGCGTGCTGTCTGTTCCGCCTGCATCTTACGGttgctttttcttctgttctctctctccccaccCAGAACAACGATGGCTCGTCGATGTGCCTGGAGCTGGCGCTGGAGGGCGAGCGGCTGTGCAAATCGGGCGACTGCCGGGCGGGCGTGGCATTCTTCCAGGCCGCCATCCAGGCCGGTACGGACGATCTGCGTACGCTCAGCGCAATCTACAGCCAGCTCGGCAACGCGTACTTCTACCTGGGCGACTACACGAAGGCGATGCAGTACCACAAGCACGACCTGACGCTCGCCCGCTCCATGAACGATCGGCTCGGGGAGGCCAAATCGTCCGGCAATCTGGGCAACACGCTCAAGGTGATGGGCCGGTTCGACGAGGCGGCCATCTTCTGCCAGCGCCATCTGGCCATTGCGCGCGTGCTGGAGGACCGGCTGTCGGAGGGCCGCGCCCTGTACAACCTGGGCAACGTGTATCACGCGAAGGGCAAGCAGCTCGGGCAGAAGGATCCGGGCGATTTCTCGGCCGAGGTGCAGGACTCGCTGCTGAAGGCGGTCGACTTTTATCAGCAAAACTTGCGGCTGATGCGCGAGCTGGGCGATCGCGGTGCGCAGGGCCGGGCGTGCGGCAATCTCGGCAACACGTACTATCTGCTCGGACAGTTCGAGACGGCGATCGAGCACCACCAGGAGCGGTTGCGAATAGCGCGCGAGTTTGGCGATAAGGCGGCGGAGCGGCGAGCGAACAGCAACCTGGGCAATTCTCACATCTTTCTCGGTCACTTCGAGCAGGCGGCTAATCATTACAAGTGAGTACAGGGTTGGGTGGACTAATCTGGCTGTCCGTTGCTGTAGAAACGGATCTACAGTGgggttgtttgtgtttcttaAAACTTTGCCCGTTTCACTAATAACTGTTTACGTTTCCCGCAGGCGTACATTATCATTAGCGATCGAGCTGGGCGAACGGGCAGTTGAGGCGCAGGCGTGCTACAGTCTCGGCAACACGTACACGCTGTTGCGCGATTTCCCCACCGCGATCGATTACCATCAGCGGCATCTGGCCATCGCGCAGGAGCTCGGCGATCGCATCGGGGAGGCGCGTGCCTGCTGGAGCCTGGGCAATGCGCACACCTCGATCGGCAATCACGAAAAGGCGCTGCACTACGCCAACTCGCACTACCTGCTGGCGAAGGAGCTGGGCGACATGGTGGGCGAAAGTACGGCCCGCATGAACATGGCCGATTTGCGCAAAATTTTGGGCCTGCCCGAGCTGGAAGCCAACGTGGAAGCTGCGCAGCCGGGTGAGCTGGGTGGTGCACACACTGCCCCACACACGGCCACCGCGAAGGCAGCGACTGACGGGGTCGGGGACAGTGAATCAGGATCGCTGCACCATCACACTCACCACGGACAGCAGGTGCACGTGGCGGCCGCAGCCAAGGTGGCTTCCCTTGCCGCCAGCAAACAGCATCGCTTGCGCCGCCAGAGCATGGAACAGCTAGACTTAATTAAGGTATGCACACGCTTGCCCGCCGTTCTATTGAGCTGTGTAAACATAaggggtaggggggggggattttgagtgtgtgtgtgtatgtgagagaTTGTTATCGCTAATCGCGGCCGGTcgattcaacaacaaaaacaaatgcctGCCGGTGGCAAACCTATAATCAAGCGCGCAAACAATGATAATCGATGGGAATGTGTTGGATGCGTAACGGCTGACGGGTTTGGTGTAGTGCGGGCATCATTGGCGATGGGATTGATCGGGGCCATCCCCACCTCCCTTTTTTATCATCAACTCCGGGTTGTGTGCGCGCGGTTTGGCCCAGCTGTCGCTTCAGTTCACTGTGGCAAGTGCGTATCGAAAGGTGGTGTCCATATTGGTACTTTTCGGCGACAGACAGAATGGTTGTTCAAACAACGGTGTGCCCTTATCTTCGGCCGGGTGAGATAAGAACGAGTTTTTGGCAACATTTCTCCACTGGAACTTTCCCGGGGAGCTCATAAAAAGACGAAAACGAACTGAACAGTTTGCGGTGCGATATCGCGCTTGATCGAGTGCGACTAATGAAGTGTATGTTTATCTTTCGCGCTGTAGCTAACGCCGGATGGCAAAAAGCTGGCCCAGCATAACGTCCAGGAGAATCAGACGAGCAATGCGCAGGTACCGCCGTCCCAGCCGTCGAAGGTGAAAAAGagcgaaaacagcttcaagaGCAACGACGAAGATTTCTTCGATTTACTGACCCGATCGCAGAGCAAGCGTATGGACGATCAGCGCTGCACGCTGAAGGTTAGTTGTGGGTAAAAGTAAGCTTATTAAACGATTGTTTGTTCATtcttttgtgtcttttttgtgtgctactCCTTTACAGCTAACGCATGCTGAAAGTGTTGATTCTGCGAGAAAACCACTGACACAGCATAACAGCAACAACCCACCGGCGGGCAAGGAGAATAGGTAATGTGATTGCTTATCGCTACCGTATTGTCCGCAACGCTTCTAATTGCTGCTACCGTTGGTCTTTCCTTCCCCCCTCTTTATAGGAACGTGCTGCTGGAGATGATTGCACACTTCCAATCGGAGCGAATGGATGAACAACGAGCACTGCTGCCTGGGCTGAAGCGAATATCGCTCGGCAATGCCAACAATATGAGCCGTCCGACGAACAATAATGAATCGGGCCCGGGGTCCACCACGCCGGAAGATCCGGTCGAGCTCGGTACACCACCGGACGATGCGTTCCTCGACATGCTGATGAGATGTCAGGTGAGTGTGTGCATTTGGAAATGGAATGAATTTCCCGCACAAGCGCGCTAACGTTACCTTTCCCCCGCCAAAAGGGTTCACGCATTGAGGAGCAACGGTCGGAGCTGCCAACGCCAAATATAACGCTCGATGCGGAGGCGACCGAAGGCCAGGTCGTCGCACCGGCCAGCGTCGCGTCGAACAGTGGCGCAACCGTGCCGGATGAGGATTTCTTTTCGCTTATCATGCGCCTCCAGGGAGGCCGCATGGAAGATCAACGTGCCACCGTTCCGCTGAACAATAATCTGAACCGCAGTGCTAGCaacccgcagcagcagcagcagcagcagcagcaacataatCATTCCAACAGTAGCAATGGTAATGGGAACAACAGCCAAAATAATACCAGCACAGCTATACATAATAACAATAACGGTGGAAATGCGGCGAACAATTCTACTGCCAGCAATAGTAACGTCACCAACGGGAACGCTCAGAAcggtagcagcaacagcagcagcaccggcggcagcggtggtggtaACAGCGTTGGGAAAAGCTTAAAATGATTTTACTCGTTCGATCGCTAGTGCTGCCACGCTGCAGTGCCTGTGCGATCGTGAGTGTTTGCAGGGGCGGATTCTCTCCGTACGAGGATGAAAGAGGgagcattttatttttgatgatttatttGGTACACAAACAATCAGTCCAAATGCTTTATAATGTCCAATTTCCTtttggtgtgtatgtataGATGCAAACTTACAAAGTGGAGAGTCGTGCATGACGTCACGCGAATTCATATCATTCAACATCATCAAGCGTGTTAGCACATTTTATCTTGTCTGGTGGACTATTATTGACTAAATTTTAATGAACGCCGTCTATATTTGTACAGCACTTGGGGCGATGTATTAGTTACATGTTTTGTATCATCCaacattaaaaagaaaagttcAGTTCTAAGTTCAGCAAGAATGTACCTTTCCCTACAAATCACATTCGTCACCCCGTCCATTTTGTATGCTTGCAGTTAATCTCGTTTTATGAAATGACAAATTGGTCTAATCGGTTGAAAATGCCATGATTCTCAAGACAAGCGTTGGtttttgaacgatttaaaaaaaatattttttgtgacCAAAAAACTAATtggaaaaatcattaaaaaaacgcTGAACGCTGTGAGAAAGCTGTGAAAAGTGTCTAGAATGCGTCAACTTAATGCGCAGTACGCAATCAAAACGTGTTTGACCTTGCAGGATGTTTATTGTAAATTTTGGgctaattttaattttgctatTGCATTGCCCACACAGTAAAAACACAGTAATGGAACTATTATTTGCTAGCTTTCCAATAGGTTTGTTTTACTATTGGGTTCTAAGTGCGGCACGTTCAGCGGGACGTCGGATGAATGTCTCTCATTGCTACTtactttcttccttcctttttaatgtttaagtAAAAAGCGGTAGAGCAAACCACGTATGCCATTGGTAGAGAATAAGAGTAAACAGAGGTGTAAAATGAGTTTAGTTAAGCAGGAGATCCCTTTTTGCGTCacaataattttgaatatcttaaacaaacaaaacctagTTTCTTGATGAACTAGCTTCACGGAAGCgaacagcaaaagaaaagaaaagaaaatatttaagaGCATTTAAATGTTCTAGTATAAAGCTCTCATCGCCCCTCCCTCCCGTTAGATGCGGCTTACACAACAATACACATCGTGGCACAATGATAACAAATCTTCCAAATCCCTATTTTCCTATTGGAATATATAACTCGAAACCACGGGGCCAGCCCCCCCCCATTCACGCCTGGAAGTGACACTGCACATGCACAGTCCTCCGCCATGTGCTACCTCCGCTTCCAATTGATGGGTAGAACTAAATGATATATTATCATTCCGCTAATTCCATTCGAAAGTTAAGAGGGACCGCGGGAAGGACAACTAAGAAGGATCGGTTTTGATGAACCTTTGCCAAAATACGGTAGCAAACAACAACGTGTACAACCTTCCAAAACAAGATGAAAGATTAGAAAAGAATGTGGGTGTggcggtgcgtgtgtgcatgcgtAAACTCATATACGGTAGGACTGGAGCAAAAAAGGTGGTAAAGAGAAAACAGAGCATTATCAGGTATTAACACATCTCTTAAATAGTAATAACTAGTAACATTGAAGAAATCTAACGTCCCGCCTAATATGCTCCGAACAGCGCTGCGTATCTAATGATATATACGAACTTTATACACA
Proteins encoded:
- the LOC120959140 gene encoding S-adenosylmethionine sensor upstream of mTORC1, translating into MATQEQLELSGLIKSVHQRLRDSAKQQDPEAVWKEHVRDAGLLKSYAEAMHKLATCYWDRTMEVSCKRSNSRIEWVVASCRSYFHGATPLLYLFREKDDKVMQAIDGIGHQPAHRPYTIDQIRLLDVGSCYDPFACFPDFDVTAIDIAPACASVWHCDFLEAEIWKSITEPLVSVEHHSIEAFPSEHYDAIVFSLLLEYLPSPDQRLRCCRKAYELLKPEGILLIITPDSRHQGANAKLMKNWRYTLGLMGFGRIKIEKLEHVTCMVFRKCIFPAVGKRWCDIHREAYMQPMLNIPQDFNETKVDIREQEDEMAVCRTEEDEGEIREAFAGLPFLDS
- the LOC120956966 gene encoding G-protein-signaling modulator 2, encoding MSSLSASAENLSSDQNNDGSSMCLELALEGERLCKSGDCRAGVAFFQAAIQAGTDDLRTLSAIYSQLGNAYFYLGDYTKAMQYHKHDLTLARSMNDRLGEAKSSGNLGNTLKVMGRFDEAAIFCQRHLAIARVLEDRLSEGRALYNLGNVYHAKGKQLGQKDPGDFSAEVQDSLLKAVDFYQQNLRLMRELGDRGAQGRACGNLGNTYYLLGQFETAIEHHQERLRIAREFGDKAAERRANSNLGNSHIFLGHFEQAANHYKRTLSLAIELGERAVEAQACYSLGNTYTLLRDFPTAIDYHQRHLAIAQELGDRIGEARACWSLGNAHTSIGNHEKALHYANSHYLLAKELGDMVGESTARMNMADLRKILGLPELEANVEAAQPGELGGAHTAPHTATAKAATDGVGDSESGSLHHHTHHGQQVHVAAAAKVASLAASKQHRLRRQSMEQLDLIKLTPDGKKLAQHNVQENQTSNAQVPPSQPSKVKKSENSFKSNDEDFFDLLTRSQSKRMDDQRCTLKLTHAESVDSARKPLTQHNSNNPPAGKENRNVLLEMIAHFQSERMDEQRALLPGLKRISLGNANNMSRPTNNNESGPGSTTPEDPVELGTPPDDAFLDMLMRCQGSRIEEQRSELPTPNITLDAEATEGQVVAPASVASNSGATVPDEDFFSLIMRLQGGRMEDQRATVPLNNNLNRSASNPQQQQQQQQQHNHSNSSNGNGNNSQNNTSTAIHNNNNGGNAANNSTASNSNVTNGNAQNGSSNSSSTGGSGGGNSVGKSLK